The sequence ACCTCATCTCGGTGGCGGTGAGGAAGCTGCGGCAGCCGGAGCCGGCTGCGCATACCACCACCATGGACGTGAGCGTCTTCTTCGGAGCGGGCCCGCGCCCGGGCATGCCGAAGTTCCAGGTCCAGGCGTATTACATGCGGTATGGCTGGGCTTCCTATCCCTCCGAAGCGGTGGCGTTGGGGCTCATCAACCTGCACCCGACGAGCCGTGGGACGGTGAAGCTGCGCTCGGCGGACTTCAACGACGCACCGCTCATCGATCCGAACTTCCTGGGCACGTCCGAGGACATGGCCAACCAGCTCGAGGGCTACAAGGCCATCCGGCAGATGCTCGGAGCGCCCGGGCTGCGCGACTGGCTGGAGGACGTGGAGCACACGCCAGGGCCTGACGTCTCCACGGATGAGCAGCTCCAGGAGGCGCTCCGGAAGTTCTCCGAGAGCGACTACCATTCCGTGGGGACGTGCCGGATGGGCACGGATGACCTGGCGGTGGTGGACCCGCTGCTCCGGGTCAGGGATGTGCAGGGGCTGCGACTGGCGAGCGCCGCCGTCATGCCCACCGTCCCCTCGGGGAACACCAACGCGGCGTCCATGATGGTCGGAGATCGCGCTGGCAGGCTGCTGCTCGAGACGGACTGAGCAGGGGCCGGAGTTCGCGCCTCTCACATCCAAGCTTCCGATGAAGACGCCCAGCGTCATCGGGGGAGGAGCCGTACAGGTCGTCGGCACCGGGCGGTTCGCGCTCCGCGGAATGAGCCTCGGCGGTCACCCGCGGCGCATCCGGCCCGATGCGAAGTGGCGGCCGCTCACCACGCGCGACGAGGCCACCCGGTTGGTCGAGCGGCTCATCCAGCGCAGGTTCGACGGGCCGTCCGCGCCGGTGCCACTCGATTTGACGTACTACGAGCTCCAGTCCACGCTCGGGCAGTTGCCGCTCGCGGAGACTGTCGACCTGCATGGCCGCGCCCTGTTCGCGGCGTCCTCGCTCGAGCCCGAGGTGTGCATGGCCGTACAGCGCGTCTGCGAGGTTCGCGCCCGGCGACACCCTCCAGCACGTCAAGTTCGGCATCGGCACGGTGATTCGCGTCCGTGACGACAGCAAGATCGACGTCAGCTTCGCCGATGACACGCGCACGCTTGTGCACGGCAAGAAGTGAAGTTTCCAGGTACGAGCGCCGTAAGGCGCTGGGGGACGCCGCCCAGGCCGGCGAACTGGTGGCGCTGCCAATGCACGAGGTGCTGCGCCTTCTGGTGTCCACGCCCGCGGAGTTTTCCGGTCGTGAGCGAGCGTCTCGCTCTGTGGCCCCCTCTCACGGAAGAGATTCAAACTCGAATAGCGTTGAGCTCCGGAATTGCCGTGCTATCCATTTGGACATGCCGAAGCTGACGTGCACGGTGCTGGCGGTGCTGCTGGTGGGCGCGGCGGGCTGTGGCTCGGCCACGGTGAGTAGCAGCGGCAAGCCCGCCTCCGCGAAGTGGATCGGGCCCACGTTGCCCTCGCCTGCTGGCGGCACGATTCAGACGACCATCTATTACGGCCCCTGGCAGTGCTGCGTGGATGGCTCGCTGCGAGCGACAGCGCGCCTCGCAGGGCCATACGTTACTGGGGTGCATCTGGGTGGCGGATATCAAAGGCGATTGGCACGGGCGCTTCGCCTTCTTCTTCCCAGCAGAGGCGGGTGGACGAGTGGCGCTCACCCACTGCTGCTGCGACTACCCCGAGCTACCGCCAAGCCAGACGGAACTCCTGTGGAAGACATGGGAGAATGCTCGCCGTAGCTTCCGGAAAGCGTGGGGCGAAGAGTTCGGCGCGTGGCCGAAGACAGGTGGAGACAACTGGCCTGGGCACCACATCTTCGACCTGATGCATGGCGGCGACCCAACGGCACCCGGCAATGTCCTTCCGCTTCCCCCGGGACGTCCACGAGGTCATCAACCAGGCGTACCCCGCGTGCTACGCCAAGGACGGCAAGTGGCGAGCCATCGGGCCTGACCTGCCGTACTCGGACTAGCCAATGTGGCAACTGCTCGAAGAGGTTTCACGCAGCCATTTCCCGAATCCGCCGGCGACGCCGGCCCAGCTCGCGGAGTTCGAGACGCGTATGGGTTGGCAGCTCGATGCCGACCTGCGCGCTTTCTACCTGCACTGCGACGGGGCGACGCTGTTCGTGCCTCGGGACGCCGACCCCAACTACCGCATCCTCTCTCTGGCGGAGATACCGCAAGTCACCACTCGATTTCGGCGGAGGGATGGCTCGCCAATGACCGCGTCCTGGTACCCCGTCGTGGACTGCGAGGACTCGGACTACGTCCTCGTCGACGTCGCGAAGCCCGCCCCCTTCCCGCTGCTGGATGCGTGGCATGAGGCGTACCCGCGTCGCGTGCGGCAGATTGCCGCGTCGTTCAGCGAGTTCCTGGAACGAGCATTGCGCAGCAATGACCACCTCTACTGGCTGGGCGAATAGAGCGCCAGACCGGGGCTGGCGTCCTCGTTCAGCGCATCAGGTCGCTTGGAAGCTGGGACGCTACAGGTGGAAGGATGAGCAGCGGCTCGCTCATCTGCACCGATTCCGCACCCTGCGGGAGTACCTTCGCCTTCCAGATGCGCACGTGCAGGGTGTGGGCCATGGAATTCAACGGGAGCGTCTTGTCGGGCGGATAGACACCAGGGGTTGTCACAACCGCTCGGGCTACCCGGTCTTCAGGGCATGAATTCGACACGGGAACAGCGAGACGTGGTGGTGATTGGCGGAGGGATTGGCGGCCTGGCCGCTGCGGCCATCCTTGCGCGCGGGGGCCGGAGCGTCACCCTGGTGGAGAAAGCGCCCCGGTTCGGAGGTCGCGCCATCACCACCGAGCGGGAGGGCTTCAAGTTCAACCTCGGCATTCACGTGTTCTACGCGGGAGGACCCGGCGAGGCCGTGCTGCGCGAGCTCGGCGTCACGCTCTCGGGCGGGCAGTCGGACCGCTCGCTCTACGAGTGCCAGGACGGAGCTCGAATCAGCCGGCTGCCGGTGGATGCGGACTCGCTCGCGACCAGCGCGCTGCTTGACCCCGCGTCGCGCGCGGAGCTTGCCCAGCTTCTCCGGCAGCTCAGGACCGAGCCCCTTCACGCGTGGCGGGGGCGGCCCGTGAGCGCCTGGCTGGACCAGCACGTGCGGCATCCCGTGGTGCGGAGCCTCCTCGAAGCCGTGGTGCGGCTCGCCACGTACACGCACGCGCCCGACGAGGTCGATGCGGCGTATGCACTGTCTCTCGTGGGCTCGCAGCGCGGAGCGCTCCTGCTCGACGATGGTTGGCAGACCCTGGTCCATGGGCTCGAGCGCGCGACACGCGCGGCGGGCGTGGAACTGATTCACGGCGCCGCCGTCACGGACATCGAGCTCGGGCCGCCGCACACCGTGCGACTCCCGAGCCGCACCCTTCACGCGAAGGCCGTGGTGGTCGCGACCGATGTGATGACCGCGGCGCGACTGCTCAAGCTCCCCACGGTCGAGGCGTGGGCGGCTCGCGCGCGGCCCGTGCGTGCGGCGTGCCTGGACCTCGCGCTGCGCGCGTTGCCTGAGCCATGGCGCCTCGTGGTCCTGCGCCTGGACCAACCTCTCTACTACTCCGTACACTCACGCTCGTGCCGGCTCGCTCCGGGCAACGGCGCGTTGCTCCACCTGATCAAATATCTGCCCTTGAGACCGTCTGACCTCGACGAGGATGCGCGCGAAGACCGTCGCCAGCTCGAAGCCTGGCTGGATGAGCTCCAGCCCGGATGGCGCGAGGTGTTGGTGGCCTCTCAATTCCTTCCCCGCATCCAGGTCTCCGGGGACGCCGTGACGGCCGGACAGCAGGGGCTTCAGGGCCGTCCTTCTCTCATCGTTCCAGATGCGCCCGGCGTGTACCTGGTGGGGGACTTCGTCGGAGCGCGGGACCATCTGGCGCACGCCAGCCTCTTCAGCGCGGAGGTGGTTGCACGGGACGTCCTGGAGCGCGCGGCATGACGGCGAGCGGCGACGAAACCTTCCTGGCCCACCGGGCCGTGCTCCTCTCCATCGCCTACAACATGCTGGGTCGCGTTGCCGAGGCGGAGGATTGCGTTCAGGAAGCCTATCTGCGTTGGCAACGCGCCAGTCAGGCCGAGGAGGGCGAGGCCATCGCGTCGCCGCAGGCGTACCTGCGCCGCGTGGTCGCGAACCTCTGCATCAACCGCCTCCAGTCGGCAGCCGCCAGGAGGGAGTCCTACGTGGGCGTCTGGCTTCCGGAGCCCCTGCTCGAGAAGGAAGCCACGCCGCCGGGCGACACCGCCACGGAGCAATCCGAGACACTCTCGATTGCGCTCCTCCGGGTGATGGAGTCGCTGTCACCCGTCGAGCGCGCGGTGTTCCTGCTTCGGGAAGTCTTCGAACGGCCATACCCCGAGATTGCACGCGCGGTCGGCAAGAGCGAGGCCCACTGCCGGCAGCTCGTGCACCGGGCGAAGGAGAGACTCGCCCTGGGGCAATCCCGATTCAGCGTGTCCTCGGACGAGCACCAGCGGCTCGCCCTGCGTTTCGCGGAGGCGTGCGCGAGTGATGACGTCCATGCCCTCGTCGAGGTGCTCGCCAACGACGTGGTTCTCTACAGCGATGGGGGAGAGGCGCGCGAACCCGTCCACCACGCGGACGCCGTCGCGCGGTTCATCCTGGCCGGCGGGGGACGTTTGAGTCAGAGCGCCTCGTGGTCGTGGCGCCTCGCCAGGGTCAATGGGAAGCCCGGGGTGGTGATTCTCGTCGACAGCGCCGTGTACGCCGTCTTCGCGCTCGAGGTCCGCGCGGGTCGGATTGCCGAGGTCGACATCATCATCTCACCCTCGAAGCTGAGCCATCTTCAGGCCTGAAGCTGGAGGATGCCCGGCGGCTGCAGCGGGCAATCTCTGTGAGGTGTGCGCCCTGAGCACTCGCGGGCCAGGCAGGCATCCGTGGACGCTCGCCCGACTTCATCACGAAGGCCGGCGCGGTCCCTCCAACCGGAGTGACCATGCCAACCGATAGAATCCTGACCTCGCATCGCGTCCTCATCACCGGCGCCTCGGGCTTCATGGGCTCGTGGCTTGCTGAGTACCTGGGCCAGAAGGGGGCGTATGTCATCAACCTGCTCTCGCAGTGGGAGCCCCAGGGGCGCTTCGTCCAGAGCGGCCTCGTCCACCAGGTCCACAACGTCATCGGACAGGTCGAGGACTACGCCCTGTTGGAGCGGCTCCTCGCGGAGCAGGGCGTGGACACGGTGTTCCACCTCGCGGCCATCTCCCTCGAGGGGCGCGCCTTCCAGTCGCCCCATGTGGCGATGGAGGTGAACGTCCGCGGCACGTACAACGTCCTGGAGGCGTGCCGGCGGAACAGGGACACCGTCCGGCGCGTCATCATCGCCTCCAGCGACAAGGCTTATGGTGACAGCCCCGTCCTCCCCTACACCGAGGACATGCCGCTGCAGGGACGCCATCCCTATGACGTCTCGAAGTCGTGCGCGGACCTCATCGCCCATGCCTATGCGCATAGCTATGGCCTGCCGGTGACGATTGGACGGTTCGGCAACATCTACGGCGGCGGAGACCTCAACTGGAGCCGGCTCATCCCCAACACCGTGCGACGGTTGCTGGCCGGAGAGCCACCGCGCGTGCGCATGCCACCGCAGGGGGACTTCATGCGTGACTTCCTCTACGTGCGCGACGCGGTGCAGGCCTACATGGCCATGTTCGACGGGCTCGACGCGGGCGTGGCCCGGGGCGAGGCGTTCAACTTCGCCATGGGCGGGAGCTGGACGGTGCTCGAGGTGGTGAAGACGCTCCAGTGGCTCCTTCATCGCGAGGACCTCGTGCCCGACCTCCTTCCTGCCTCGCACGGAGAAATCGTCCACCAGCACGTGTCCGCCGAGAAGGCACGGCGGCTCCTGGGCTGGGCTCCGCGCTACACCCTGGAGGAGGGGCTGCGCGAGACGGCCGAGTGGTACCGTGAGCACCTGAGCACCACCTCCCTCTCCGAGCCGCATGAACGACCCCACGCCGTTGCCTCGTGAGCTGCTGCTGCGGCTCTCCGCGGAGGCCGCCGCCAGCGCGCGCCTGCGGACCACGCACTGTCTCCATGCCCCCACGGACCGCGTGCAGCGGATGCTGCTCGCGTTGCAGCCGGGGACCTATGTCCGGCCGCACCGGCATCCGCGTCCTCCGGGGCGTGATGGCTTTGAGTTGCTGTGCGTGGTGCAGGGGGCCCTGGGTGTGATGGCCTTCGAGGACGATGGTCGCATCCACTCGCTCCATCACCTGCGGGCGGGTGGAGCCCACTGGGGCATCGAGCTGCCCGCGCGGACCTTTCACTCCGTCGTGGTGCTCGAGCCGGACACGGTGGCGCTCGAAGTGAAGGAGGGGCCCTACGAGCCCCGGGGCGAGAAGGAGTTCCTGGCCGGCTTCCCCGAGGAGGGCGCTCCCGAGGCTTCTCGGATTGTCGCGGGCTGGCTGGCCCGGTTCAGCCCGGGCGCTGTGCGCTCTCCTCCCGGGAGTGGGTGACGGAAGGGGACGACTCCTCCGTGCTCGAATGCGCGGCGCGCCCGTTCCGCGAGCGCGGAACGGACGCTGCGAGTGGCACTCGAGGTCAGCGACGACGGCGAGACCCACGGGCCAGCAGGCCGAGCGCCGCCATCAGCAGTGGCGCGACAGGCGCCGTGCCGGGCACCGGGTTGCAGCCGCACCCAGAAGACTCCGGAGGATTGCCGGTAGGCGGCTCCTGAGGCCCCGCATCCGCGACACCCGAGTCGATGGGGCCACCGTCCGAGCTTCCGCCGTCGCTCTCGGTGCCGGCATCCACGGTGCCCGCATCGGTCTCCACGCCAGCATCCACGGTGCCCGCATCGGCCTCCACGCCAGCATCCACGGTGCCCGCATCAGTCTCCACTCCGGCATCCACAGTGCCCGCGTCTTTCTCCTCGATGGTGAAGGCGCGCACGGGAGACGCGGCGCTGGCGAGGTCGTGCGAGTCCACGGCCTTGACGCTCCAGGAGTAGTCCCCTGGGCTCAGGGCCTCTCCAGCAACCAGCGAGGCCGTCGTCTCCGTCGTGCGGAGCAGGTGGCGCCGGTTGCTCCCCTGGAAGATCTCCAACTCGTAGGCAAGGGAATCCCCATCCGCATCCGTGGATGCCTGCCACTCGAAGGTGACGAAGCCGCTCGTCAGCGGTGCTCCATCCACCGGAGCGCGCAACACCGGCACGGAGGGCATGTCATTCACCGGCGTCACCGTGAGCGTCACGGTCGCCGAGGCCGAGAAGAGCTCGCCGTCCGATACGCGGAACGAGAAGCTGTCCGGACCGGAGTAGTCGTCCGCGGGCGTATAGGTCCGGCTGGCTCCGGTGCCGCTGAGCGTGCCATGCGCCGGTGACGACACGAGCTCGTAGGTCAGGCTCTGGCCCTCCGGGTCGCTGCCCTGGAGGACGAGCGTCAGGGGCGTGTCCTCGGGCGTGGACGCGGACCCGGGGCTGGCCAGGGGCGGCCGGTTGTCGCTGAACGTCACGAACCGCGCGCGAATCCGGTGGCTCCAATACGGGTCGACGTTGTCGTCGTGGTCATAGACGACGAGTGCGCCCCTGCCGTCGTCCGAAGCGACGACCACGGGCGTCTGCTCGGGGTTCGGACCGTCCGCGATGGCGAAGCCCGCGGTGTCACGGACCAGCCCCGCGGCCGTCACCCGCGCGCCCTGGATGTTGGGGTCTGGCGTGGAGACCCGGTGGTCCTGCCAGACGACGAGGTACTCGCCCCCCAGCGAGGTGATGGAAGGCAGGTGCTGCCAGCGGGTCGCCGTCGAGATGGCGATGTTGTCCTTGTCGAGCACCTCGCCCGAGCCCGCCACCCGGGCACCAAACACGTCGGACGAGCTGCCTCGGCGGAAGTCACTCCACGCCACGAGGTAGTCCACTCCGTTGGAGGCAACAGCGACATTGCGCCGGTTGTCCTCCGCCGTGGCGATGGCGATGCCTTCCGGTTCCAGCACGGCCCCCGTACCGGACACGCGCGCGCCATGGATGTCGGTGCCGTTGCCGCTGCTTCGGCTGTCGGTCCAGACCACGAGGTAGTTGCTTCCGTTGGAAGCCACCTTGGTGTCCCAGAGGTCGCATCCGGTATGGGCGCAGATGGGCTGCGCCAACGCCTCCACCCCCTCGCCGTCGCCCGAGACGCGGATGCCCAGGAGGGGCCACACCTCTGCCTCCAGGTTCCAGATGCCCGCGACGACGAGGTAGTCGGTGCCGTTGGAGGCCACGGACGGCGCTGCCGCGTGGGCCTGGGAGGCGGGACTGTAGCGCCGCCCGTGGGGGCTCAGGACTTCTCCCGCCTGGGTGATGCGCGTGCCGTGGATGGCGGTTTCGGGGGCGCGAAGGGCCACCCACGTGACGAGATAGTCCGTGCCGTTGGAGGCCACCGCGGGCTGGCTGCCTCCGCGATTGCCGGTGTCGAGGTCGATGGGAAGGCCCGTCGGGTCCAATACCTCACCCGTCGAGGTGACGCGGGTGCCGATGATGTTGTTGCCACCCTGGAAGGAGTCCTCCCAGACGACCAGGTAGCCCTCGCCATTCGAGGCCACCACGGGCGTCTGCTGGAGGCTCGCCGACATGCCGACCACGAACCCGTTCTCATCGAGGACCTGGCCTTGTCGCGTCACGCGCATCGCGCGGAGGGCTCCGCCACCGTACGAGATGGACCAGATGACGAGGTGGTTCGTCCCATTGAAAGCCAGGGCTGGGCCCGTGTACTGAGAACTGAAGGCAGACAGGCGCCAGCCCTCGGCGTTGACTTCTCCGGTGCTCAGGACCGAGGTGGCGTAGAGCTCCCCGAGGTAGCCGTCATTGCGACCATCCGTCCAGATGACCTGATAGTTCGCGCCATCCGAGGCCACCGCGGGCCGGCCCTGGAGCCCGGGGGCCGTCGCGATGGGGAGGTCGTCCAGCACAGTCCCCGTGCTCGTCACCCGCGCCGCGCGGATGTCTCCCTCCGTGTCCGTGCGTCGGTCCGTCCATGCGACCAGGTAGTCGGTGCCATTCGAGGCCACCGTCGGCTCACGGTGTGACCACTCCCCCTGGGCAATGGCGAAGCCCTGGGGGGCCTCCACCACGCCCGCGCTCGTCACGCGCGTGCCGTAGATGTCGCCCACGCTGTTCTGGCGTTCGTCCTCCCAGACGACGAGATAGCTGGTGCCATTGGAGGCCATGGCGGTCCAGGGAAGGATGCTGTGCCCCACCGTGGAGAGCGTCAGTCCCGCGGGGTCCAGGATGGTGCCTGTGCTCGACACGCGGGTTCCACGCAGCCCCTGCTGGGAGCCGCCATTCATCCAGGCGACGAGGTAGTCCGTACCCTTGGAGGCCACCGACGGCGCGAGCTGCATCGAGTCCTCATCCGGGAGGACGACGAAGGGTGTGACGTCTGGCTCGGACGCGCTGGCGACGATGCGCGAGGCGAGAACCCGGGCGTTGCCGCTCTCCGGAACTGCATGCCAGACCACCAGGTAATCCGTCCCGTTGGAGGCGACCTTGGGGCGGCTCAGGGAGTTGCCGCCGCGCGACAGCTGGAGTCCCAGGGTGTCCTGGATGGCGCCATCGCTCGTGATGCGCGTGCCATAGATTTCGTAATGCCCCTGGCGGTAGTCCTGCCAGGCGACGAAGTAGCCGGAGCCATTCGATGCCACCGCGGGCTCGTCCTGGGCGGCGTCAATCGGGCCCGGCACGGTGTTGCCCATGCCGAGCTCCGGGGAGATGACCGGCGCCACGGTGGCGGGGAACGTGGTCGAGGCCACCACCGCCGCTGGCACCTGGAGTTGGATGTTCCCCGCCACATACCGCGCCTGGAGCGGAGTGCTCCGGCCCGAGCCATCCACCCACGCCGGGTGGCCATACTGGAACCCCAGGCCCGTGCGTGCGTCCTGGAAGTGGAGTCCCGCCTCGCTGGCTCCGGAGTACGCCAACCCCTTCGCGGAGACGGTCAGCAGCAGGTCCCCCTTGCCGGTGGGCTCCGAGGGGAAGGCCCACTCCTGGCGGACGCCATCCTCCGTGTTGCGGAGGGTCTCCACGAGGCCCGTGCGCGTCAGGGTGAGGTGTCCCGGTTGCTCCAATCGCACCCGGGTCAGGGCTTTCTCTTCCAGGGCGGGCTGACCGTCACGCCGCCAGTGCAGGGTGCCGAGCGAGAGCGACGCTCCCATGAGCGCCGCGTGGTTGGCTTTGGCCCGCGGGCTGTCACCTCGGATGGCGCGGGAAGGCGCCACGGGCGTGAGCGTCAGTCCCTGGCCGTCCACGCGCACGCCGTAGGTGGAGTGGCCGCCGCTCCAGCCCCCGCCTTCCGGCCGGAAGGCGAAGTGGACCTGCCGCATCACGGCGGACATGTCGAAAGGAGCGCGGGTTTCAGGGGACACCGAGGGGGAGGTGCCAGGGGCGTCAGTCTCCGGCGCGGAGGAGGTCCGGCAGGAGAGCAGCAGCAGGGTGACGAGCACCCCGAGCAGCGGTCGCCGCCGTGTGACAGGGGATGGGAACATGGTGCGGAGTCAGCCGGGAGGAGTGTCTGCCCAGGGGCCGTCCGGTGCTCGGCGCCAGGGGCATGGCAACGCGGGCTACGGGACTCCGTATATGCAACTGAGTGGCTGATGAATCTTCATGGTTCACTCATGATTCATGCACGAACCATGATGTGGACCGCGCGGGGGAGGCTCCATTGGCACCACACCTCCGGATGAGGCACATGCCGGGGCTCGTGGGCGCTTCCGGACACATGCTCCACGGGGCACTGGCCCGCCCGGCAGAGAGACTCGACCGTCCGCCTCATGAGCGAGCCGACAGTGGAGACGCGGTGCTGCATCG comes from Pyxidicoccus parkwaysis and encodes:
- a CDS encoding SMI1/KNR4 family protein — translated: MWQLLEEVSRSHFPNPPATPAQLAEFETRMGWQLDADLRAFYLHCDGATLFVPRDADPNYRILSLAEIPQVTTRFRRRDGSPMTASWYPVVDCEDSDYVLVDVAKPAPFPLLDAWHEAYPRRVRQIAASFSEFLERALRSNDHLYWLGE
- a CDS encoding phytoene desaturase family protein yields the protein MNSTREQRDVVVIGGGIGGLAAAAILARGGRSVTLVEKAPRFGGRAITTEREGFKFNLGIHVFYAGGPGEAVLRELGVTLSGGQSDRSLYECQDGARISRLPVDADSLATSALLDPASRAELAQLLRQLRTEPLHAWRGRPVSAWLDQHVRHPVVRSLLEAVVRLATYTHAPDEVDAAYALSLVGSQRGALLLDDGWQTLVHGLERATRAAGVELIHGAAVTDIELGPPHTVRLPSRTLHAKAVVVATDVMTAARLLKLPTVEAWAARARPVRAACLDLALRALPEPWRLVVLRLDQPLYYSVHSRSCRLAPGNGALLHLIKYLPLRPSDLDEDAREDRRQLEAWLDELQPGWREVLVASQFLPRIQVSGDAVTAGQQGLQGRPSLIVPDAPGVYLVGDFVGARDHLAHASLFSAEVVARDVLERAA
- the sigJ gene encoding RNA polymerase sigma factor SigJ, whose product is MTASGDETFLAHRAVLLSIAYNMLGRVAEAEDCVQEAYLRWQRASQAEEGEAIASPQAYLRRVVANLCINRLQSAAARRESYVGVWLPEPLLEKEATPPGDTATEQSETLSIALLRVMESLSPVERAVFLLREVFERPYPEIARAVGKSEAHCRQLVHRAKERLALGQSRFSVSSDEHQRLALRFAEACASDDVHALVEVLANDVVLYSDGGEAREPVHHADAVARFILAGGGRLSQSASWSWRLARVNGKPGVVILVDSAVYAVFALEVRAGRIAEVDIIISPSKLSHLQA
- a CDS encoding NAD-dependent epimerase/dehydratase family protein, which translates into the protein MPTDRILTSHRVLITGASGFMGSWLAEYLGQKGAYVINLLSQWEPQGRFVQSGLVHQVHNVIGQVEDYALLERLLAEQGVDTVFHLAAISLEGRAFQSPHVAMEVNVRGTYNVLEACRRNRDTVRRVIIASSDKAYGDSPVLPYTEDMPLQGRHPYDVSKSCADLIAHAYAHSYGLPVTIGRFGNIYGGGDLNWSRLIPNTVRRLLAGEPPRVRMPPQGDFMRDFLYVRDAVQAYMAMFDGLDAGVARGEAFNFAMGGSWTVLEVVKTLQWLLHREDLVPDLLPASHGEIVHQHVSAEKARRLLGWAPRYTLEEGLRETAEWYREHLSTTSLSEPHERPHAVAS
- a CDS encoding WbuC family cupin fold metalloprotein, with amino-acid sequence MNDPTPLPRELLLRLSAEAAASARLRTTHCLHAPTDRVQRMLLALQPGTYVRPHRHPRPPGRDGFELLCVVQGALGVMAFEDDGRIHSLHHLRAGGAHWGIELPARTFHSVVVLEPDTVALEVKEGPYEPRGEKEFLAGFPEEGAPEASRIVAGWLARFSPGAVRSPPGSG
- a CDS encoding cadherin-like domain-containing protein, producing MFPSPVTRRRPLLGVLVTLLLLSCRTSSAPETDAPGTSPSVSPETRAPFDMSAVMRQVHFAFRPEGGGWSGGHSTYGVRVDGQGLTLTPVAPSRAIRGDSPRAKANHAALMGASLSLGTLHWRRDGQPALEEKALTRVRLEQPGHLTLTRTGLVETLRNTEDGVRQEWAFPSEPTGKGDLLLTVSAKGLAYSGASEAGLHFQDARTGLGFQYGHPAWVDGSGRSTPLQARYVAGNIQLQVPAAVVASTTFPATVAPVISPELGMGNTVPGPIDAAQDEPAVASNGSGYFVAWQDYRQGHYEIYGTRITSDGAIQDTLGLQLSRGGNSLSRPKVASNGTDYLVVWHAVPESGNARVLASRIVASASEPDVTPFVVLPDEDSMQLAPSVASKGTDYLVAWMNGGSQQGLRGTRVSSTGTILDPAGLTLSTVGHSILPWTAMASNGTSYLVVWEDERQNSVGDIYGTRVTSAGVVEAPQGFAIAQGEWSHREPTVASNGTDYLVAWTDRRTDTEGDIRAARVTSTGTVLDDLPIATAPGLQGRPAVASDGANYQVIWTDGRNDGYLGELYATSVLSTGEVNAEGWRLSAFSSQYTGPALAFNGTNHLVIWSISYGGGALRAMRVTRQGQVLDENGFVVGMSASLQQTPVVASNGEGYLVVWEDSFQGGNNIIGTRVTSTGEVLDPTGLPIDLDTGNRGGSQPAVASNGTDYLVTWVALRAPETAIHGTRITQAGEVLSPHGRRYSPASQAHAAAPSVASNGTDYLVVAGIWNLEAEVWPLLGIRVSGDGEGVEALAQPICAHTGCDLWDTKVASNGSNYLVVWTDSRSSGNGTDIHGARVSGTGAVLEPEGIAIATAEDNRRNVAVASNGVDYLVAWSDFRRGSSSDVFGARVAGSGEVLDKDNIAISTATRWQHLPSITSLGGEYLVVWQDHRVSTPDPNIQGARVTAAGLVRDTAGFAIADGPNPEQTPVVVASDDGRGALVVYDHDDNVDPYWSHRIRARFVTFSDNRPPLASPGSASTPEDTPLTLVLQGSDPEGQSLTYELVSSPAHGTLSGTGASRTYTPADDYSGPDSFSFRVSDGELFSASATVTLTVTPVNDMPSVPVLRAPVDGAPLTSGFVTFEWQASTDADGDSLAYELEIFQGSNRRHLLRTTETTASLVAGEALSPGDYSWSVKAVDSHDLASAASPVRAFTIEEKDAGTVDAGVETDAGTVDAGVEADAGTVDAGVETDAGTVDAGTESDGGSSDGGPIDSGVADAGPQEPPTGNPPESSGCGCNPVPGTAPVAPLLMAALGLLARGSRRRR